From one Mesoplodon densirostris isolate mMesDen1 chromosome 19, mMesDen1 primary haplotype, whole genome shotgun sequence genomic stretch:
- the CPT1C gene encoding carnitine O-palmitoyltransferase 1, brain isoform, which translates to MAEAHQAVGFRPSLTSDAGEVELSAPMLQEIYLSGLRSWKRHLSRFWNDFLTGVFPASPLSWLFLFSAIQLAWFLQLDPSLGLMEKIKELLPDWGGQHHRLRGVLAAALFASCLWGALIFTLHVALRLLLSYHGWLLQPHGAMSSRTKTWLALVRIFSGRHPMLFSYQRSLPRQPVPSVQDTVRKYLESVRPVLSDEDFDWTAALAREFLRLQASLLQWYLQLKSWWASNYVSDWWEEFVYLRSRNSLMVNSNYYMMDFLYVTPTPVQAARAGNAVHALLLYRHRLNRQEILPTLLMGMRPLCSAQYEKIFNTTRIPGVHKDHIRHLRDSRHVAVFHRGRFFRVGTHSQSGLLSPRALEQQFQRILDDPSPACPHEEHLAALTAAPRDMWAQVRRSLKTQAQEALETVEGAAFFVSLDSEPAGLTREDPAASLDAYAHALLAGRGHDRWFDKSFSLIVFSNGKLGLSVEHSWADCPISGHMWEFTLATECFQLGYAADGHCKGHPDPSLPQPQRLHWDLPDKIHLSISLALRGAKTLSGNIDCHVFPFSHFGKSFIKRCQLSSDSFIQMALQLAYFRDRGQFCLTYESTMTRLFLEGRTETVRSCTREACNFVRAMEDKEKTDPQCLALFRLAVDKHQALLKAAMSGQGVDRHLFALYIVSQFLHLQSPFLDQVRSEQWQLATSQIPVQQIHLFDVHSYPDYVSSGGGFGPADDHGYGVSYIFMGDDVITFHISSRKSSTRTDSHRLGRHIEDALLDVAALFQEGQRLKRRGLGEEDSGHSRDPLHCHTRGSRAPTTATNF; encoded by the exons ATGGCTGAAGCGCACCAGGCCGTGGGCTTCCGACCGTCGCTGACTTCGGACGCGGGGGAAGTGGAGCTCAGTGCCCCGATGTTGCAGGAGATCTACCTCTCCGGACTGCGCTCTTGGAAAAGGCATCTGTCCCGTTTCTGG AACGATTTTCTCACTGGTGTGTTCCCTGCTAGCCCCCTCAGCTGGCTGTTCCTCTTCAGTGCAATCCAGcttgcctggttcctccagctggATCCTTCCTTAGGACTGATGGAGAAAATCAAAGAGTTGCTGCCAGACTG gggtgGACAACATCACAGGCTTCGGGGCGTCCTGGCGGCTGCGCTGTTTGCTTCGTGTCTATGGGGAGCTCTGATCTTCACGCTTCACGTGGCCCTGAGGCTACTTCTGTCCTACCACGGCTGGCTCCTCCAACCCCACGGAGCCATGTCCTCACGCACCAAGACCTGGCTG GCCCTGGTTCGCATCTTCTCCGGCCGCCACCCAATGCTCTTCAGTTACCAACGCTCCCTGCCGCGTCAGCCTGTGCCCTCCGTGCAGGACACCGTGCGCAAG TATCTGGAGTCTGTCCGACCCGTCCTCTCCGACGAGGACTTCGACTGGACCGCGGCCCTAGCACGGGAATTCCTGAGGCTGCAGGCGTCACTGCTGCAGTGGTACCTTCAGCTCAAGTCCTGGTGGGCGTCCAATTAT GTCAGTGACTGGTGGGAAGAATTTGTGTACCTGCGCTCCCGGAACTCACTGATGGTGAATAGCAACTATTATATGATG GACTTCCTGTATGTCACACCCACTCCCGTGCAGGCCGCCCGTGCGGGGAACGCGGTCCACGCCCTCCTCCTGTACCGCCACCGCCTGAACCGCCAGGAGATCCTGCCG actttgctgatgggaatgcgGCCCTTGTGCTCTGCCCAGTATGAGAAGATTTTCAACACCACGCGAATTCCCGGGGTCCACAAAG ACCACATCCGCCACCTCCGTGACAGCAGACATGTGGCCGTCTTCCACCGGGGCCGATTCTTCCGCGTGGGGACCCACTCCCAAAGCGGCCTGCTTTCCCCGCGGGCCCTGGAGCAGCAGTTCCAGCGAATCCTGGACGACCCCTCTCCTGCCTGCCCCCACGAGGAGCATCTGGCGGCCTTGACTGCTGCTCCGAG GGACATGTGGGCCCAGGTGCGGAGGTCCCTGAAGACCCAGGCCCAGGAGGCCCTGGAGACCGTCGAAGGGGCTGCTTTCTTTGTATCACTCGACTCTGAGCCCGCGGGGCTCACTAGGGAGGATCCCGCAGCTTCCTTAGATGCCTACGCCCACGCCCTGCTGGCCGGCAGGGGCCACGACCG CTGGTTTGACAAATCCTTCTCCTTAATTGTCTTCTCCAACGGGAAGTTGGGCCTCAGCGTGGAGCACTCATGGGCTGACTGCCCCATCTCAGGACACATGTGGGAG TTCACTCTGGCCACAGAATGCTTTCAGCTGGGCTACGCGGCAGACGGTCACTGCAAGGGGCACCCTGACCcctcactgccccagccccagcggcTGCACTGGGACCTTCCAGACAAG atccatctatccatctctcTAGCCCTGAGGGGAGCCAAGACCTTGTCTGGAAACATCGACTGCCACGTCTTCCCCTTCTCCCACTTCGGCAAGAGCTTCATCAAACGCTGCCAGCTCTCTTCAGACAGCTTCATCCAGATGGCCTTGCAGCTGGCCTACTTTCGG GACAGGGGTCAATTCTGCCTGACTTATGAGTCGACCATGACTCGCTTGTTCCTGGAAGGGCGGACAGAGACGGTGCGTTCTTGCACGAGGGAGGCCTGCAACTTTGTGAGAGCCATGGAGGACAAAGAGAAGACG GACCCACAGTGCCTCGCCCTGTTCCGCTTGGCGGTGGACAAGCACCAAGCTCTGCTGAAGGCAGCGATGAGTGGACAGGGGGTCGATCGCCACCTCTTTGCTCTCTACATCGTGTCCCAATTCCTCCACCTGCAGTCTCCCTTCCTGGACCAG GTTCGCTCGGAGCAGTGGCAGCTGGCCACCAGCCAGATTCCCGTTCAGCAAATCCACCTGTTCGACGTCCACAGTTACCCCGACTATGTTTCCTCTGGTGGTGGATTCGGGCCT GCTGATGACCATGGTTATGGTGTTTCCTACATCTTCATGGGGGATGATGTGATCACCTTCCACATCTCCAGCAGAAAATCAAGCACAAGAACG GACTCCCACCGGCTGGGGCGGCACATCGAGGATGCATTGTTGGACGTGGCCGCCCTTTTCCAGGAGGGGCAGCGTCTTAAGCGCAGAGGGTTAGGGGAGGAGGACTCGGGGCACAGCCGTGACCCTCTCCACTGCCATACCAGGGGCTCCAGGGCACCCACGACAGCCACTAACTTTTGA
- the ADM5 gene encoding putative adrenomedullin-5-like protein: protein MTAHILLLLLLASSTLGDPDSVGRRPRHQVSQQRGHLCSLGTCQAHRLPEIIYWLRSASTKELSGKAGRKPQDPHSYGRRRRRAARLPLRLQDPSLRQGGQRSAQLSG from the exons ATGACCGCCCACATCCTCCTGCTGTTGCTCCTCGCCTCCTCCACCCTGGGGGACCCGGACTCCGTGGGCAG GCGGCCCCGGCACCAGGTCTCCCAGCAGCGCGGGCACCTCTGTTCACTGGGCACGTGCCAGGCGCACCGCCTGCCAGAGATCATATACTGGCTCCGCTCTGCCTCCACCAAGGAGCTCTCAGGGAAGGCGGGCCGCAAGCCTCAGGATCCCCACAGCTATGGGCGCCGCCGGCGGCGCGCGGCCAGACTCCCGCTGCGTCTCCAGGACCCCAGCCTGCGGCAAGGAGGCCAGCGCAGTGCCCAGCTCTCTGGGTGA